Proteins from a genomic interval of Clostridium cochlearium:
- the gltS gene encoding sodium/glutamate symporter translates to MEIKLDMMQTAALAVVVYYFGAWVKTKIQILEKFCIPAPVVGGLIFAFLHLFLRQSGALTLELDTTLQKPFMMVFFTSIGMGASIELIKKGGLQVVIFWLVASLLCVFQNAIGVALAKVLNQSPFLGMLCGSVTMTGGHGTGGAFGPYFEKNYGVVGATATAMAAATFGLVMGSLIGGPIGKRLIEAKNLKPNTEVYESADSVIGEKEEAVNYDELFRTLTLILVSIGIGAILEKFFVSIGVTLPSYVNSMIIAAIILNIGESTGKWHINSKCTDILGNIGLNVFLSMALVGLKLWELAAVAGPMLIILIAQTIFMAIFAYFVTFNLLGRDFDAAVLGAGHCGFGMGATPNGIANMTAVVERYGPAPRAFFVLPIVGAFLIDFSNSIIITAFVNFFK, encoded by the coding sequence ATGGAAATTAAATTAGACATGATGCAGACAGCAGCGTTAGCAGTAGTTGTATACTACTTCGGTGCCTGGGTTAAAACCAAAATTCAAATTTTGGAGAAATTCTGTATACCTGCTCCTGTTGTTGGCGGACTTATTTTTGCTTTTTTACATCTTTTCTTAAGACAAAGTGGAGCATTGACTTTAGAGTTAGATACTACTTTACAAAAACCATTTATGATGGTATTCTTCACCTCCATAGGTATGGGTGCTAGCATTGAACTTATCAAAAAAGGTGGATTACAAGTTGTTATTTTCTGGCTTGTTGCATCTTTACTATGTGTTTTCCAAAATGCTATTGGTGTAGCTCTTGCTAAAGTGCTTAACCAAAGTCCATTCCTTGGAATGCTTTGTGGTTCTGTAACCATGACAGGTGGACATGGTACCGGCGGTGCCTTTGGTCCATATTTTGAAAAAAATTATGGAGTAGTAGGAGCAACTGCTACAGCTATGGCAGCAGCCACTTTTGGACTAGTTATGGGTTCATTAATTGGTGGTCCTATTGGTAAAAGACTTATTGAAGCTAAAAACTTAAAGCCTAATACAGAAGTATATGAATCAGCAGATTCTGTAATTGGAGAAAAGGAAGAAGCTGTAAACTATGATGAATTATTTAGAACTTTAACTTTAATACTTGTTTCCATAGGTATTGGTGCTATTTTAGAGAAATTCTTTGTAAGTATTGGAGTTACTCTTCCATCCTATGTTAACTCTATGATTATAGCAGCAATCATACTTAATATTGGTGAATCAACTGGTAAATGGCACATTAACAGTAAGTGTACAGACATTCTTGGTAATATAGGACTTAATGTATTTTTATCCATGGCTTTAGTTGGATTAAAATTATGGGAACTTGCAGCTGTTGCAGGACCAATGTTAATTATACTAATAGCTCAAACTATATTTATGGCTATATTTGCTTACTTCGTAACATTTAACCTTCTTGGTAGAGACTTTGATGCAGCTGTACTTGGTGCAGGTCACTGTGGATTTGGTATGGGAGCTACTCCTAATGGAATTGCAAATATGACAGCAGTTGTTGAAAGATATGGACCAGCCCCTAGAGCTTTCTTCGTATTGCCTATAGTTGGTGCATTCTTAATAGACTTCTCCAATTCCATTATAATAACTGCCTTTGTAAACTTCTTTAAATAG
- the gltS gene encoding sodium/glutamate symporter, whose translation MEIKLDMMQTAALAVVVYYFGAWVKTKIQILEKFCIPAPVVGGLIFAFVNLILHQSGTLSLELDTTLQKPFMMVFFTSIGMGASIELIKKGGLQVVIFWLVASLLCVFQNGIGVALAKILNQSPLLGLLCGSVTMTGGHGTGGAFGPMFEKDYGVVGATATAMAAATFGLVMGSLIGGPIGKRLIESKNLKPNADAYESVDSVIEEKEEHVNYDELFKGLALILISIGIGAILEKFFVSIGVTLPSYVNSMIIAAIILNIGESTGKWHVNSKCMDILGNIGLNVFLSMALVGLKLWELAAVAGPMLIILVAQTIFMAIFAYFVTFNLLGRDFDAAVLAAGNCGFGMGATPNGIANMTAVVERYGPAPRAFFVLPIVGAFLIDFSNSIIITGFLNFVTKNLL comes from the coding sequence ATGGAAATTAAATTAGACATGATGCAAACAGCAGCGTTAGCAGTAGTTGTATACTACTTCGGTGCCTGGGTTAAAACCAAAATTCAAATTTTGGAGAAATTCTGTATACCTGCTCCTGTTGTTGGCGGACTTATTTTTGCTTTTGTAAACCTTATCTTACATCAATCTGGGACATTATCCCTAGAACTTGACACTACACTACAAAAACCATTTATGATGGTATTCTTCACTTCTATAGGTATGGGTGCTAGTATTGAACTTATCAAAAAAGGTGGACTACAAGTTGTTATTTTCTGGCTTGTTGCATCTTTACTATGTGTTTTTCAAAACGGAATTGGTGTAGCTCTTGCTAAAATTCTGAACCAAAGTCCATTACTTGGATTACTTTGTGGTTCTGTAACCATGACAGGTGGACATGGTACCGGTGGTGCTTTTGGACCTATGTTTGAAAAAGACTATGGAGTAGTAGGAGCAACTGCTACAGCTATGGCAGCAGCTACTTTTGGACTAGTTATGGGTTCATTAATTGGTGGTCCTATTGGTAAAAGACTTATCGAATCTAAAAATTTAAAACCTAATGCAGATGCATATGAATCAGTAGATTCCGTAATTGAGGAAAAAGAAGAACATGTAAACTACGATGAATTATTTAAAGGATTAGCTTTAATACTTATATCCATAGGTATTGGTGCTATTTTAGAGAAATTCTTTGTAAGTATTGGTGTTACTCTTCCATCCTATGTTAACTCTATGATTATAGCAGCAATCATACTTAATATTGGTGAATCAACTGGTAAATGGCACGTTAATAGCAAATGTATGGATATACTTGGTAATATAGGGCTTAATGTATTTTTATCCATGGCTTTAGTTGGATTAAAATTATGGGAACTTGCAGCTGTTGCAGGACCAATGTTAATTATACTTGTAGCTCAAACTATATTTATGGCTATATTTGCTTACTTCGTAACATTTAACCTTCTTGGTAGAGACTTTGATGCAGCTGTACTTGCTGCAGGTAACTGTGGATTTGGTATGGGAGCTACTCCTAACGGAATTGCAAATATGACAGCAGTTGTTGAAAGATATGGACCTGCTCCTAGAGCTTTCTTCGTATTGCCTATAGTTGGTGCATTCCTAATAGACTTTTCCAATTCCATTATAATAACTGGATTCTTAAACTTTGTAACTAAAAATTTATTATAA